The window TTGCCTAAAAACAAGCTCGGCAGCGTCATGATCAAAAAACTCAAAGTGTATGCGGATGATAAACACCCTCATACTGCCCAGAATCCTGAACCTTTGAAATTTTAAATTTAAATGTATACATCACACGAGGAGATCATATGAGTACTGCCATTACAGCAGTCGGTCGAAGGAAAACAGCCAATGCGCGTGTCATGCTGATTGCCGGTAACGGTAAGATCACCGTGAACCGCAAGGATATCAAGAATTTCTTTCCCCGCGAATCCCATCAATTACATGTTGAAGAGCCGTTAAAAGCGGTCGAAGTTGGCGCAAAATACGATGTGGTCGCCAATGTACGAGGCGGCGGTCAAACCGGACAGGCCGGAGCGATCCGTTTGGGTATTGCGCGCGCGCTGGTGAAAATCGACGAAGAATTGAAAAAAGCCCTGAAGCCGTTAGGCGTCATGAGCCGCGATCCGCGTATGAAAGAACGCCGTAAGTACGGTCTGGCGAAGGCGCGTAAACGTTATCAATTTTCGAAACGTTAATCGTTTATTTTTTGTTTACCTAATACTAATCACACTTTTTGATTTGATTGGGGGTGTACGCTTAAGGCGTATTCCAGTCAAAGAGGAAAAAAGTGGTC of the bacterium genome contains:
- the rpsI gene encoding 30S ribosomal protein S9, producing the protein MSTAITAVGRRKTANARVMLIAGNGKITVNRKDIKNFFPRESHQLHVEEPLKAVEVGAKYDVVANVRGGGQTGQAGAIRLGIARALVKIDEELKKALKPLGVMSRDPRMKERRKYGLAKARKRYQFSKR